A genomic window from Camelina sativa cultivar DH55 chromosome 2, Cs, whole genome shotgun sequence includes:
- the LOC104744167 gene encoding probable starch synthase 4, chloroplastic/amyloplastic isoform X2, producing MMQAAAAVNLSVIWNLSLRGSSSKVHILNPKHQKSHALHCLRGHEEFENSPQENLGLPSVTKEAKHKDIWSLFKEAQQNIMFLNKQRLAAVEELKKLKKEKDELLERLNQLEEESQIVIKKDKSSLFWELLLRIDAMVINGLVNIEEASSLRKLVKEHELNISEFPLDVLQQGDAEVLAELRRFPHKVKRNGLHVIHICTEMAPLVSAGPLASYITGLSCALQGKGYLVEVILPKYSTLDLDEIEGLREIEADAYSYFNGQLHANRIWNGVVSGIGVTLIQPVYYSSMFNRDKVYGYTDDFDRFSYFSRASLDYIAKSGKQPDVLHIHNWQTAIVGPLFWDVFVNQGLEGTRILLTCQDFDKGLVTPEKLELCGLDPAELHRLDRLQDNKNPHFVNILKGGVVYSNKVVIMSSSHSSIPGLEPTLAIHKDKLCIAPFGLETPMEKDLCCDLHVSAYTSIKNL from the exons AACCCTAAGCATCAAAAGTCTCACGCTCTTCATTGTTTGAG AGGGCATGAGGAGTTTGAGAATTCTCCTCAG GAAAATCTTGGACTACCTTCTGTTACGAAAGAGGCAAAACACAAGGATATATGGAGCCTCTTTAAAGAAGCTCAACAAA ATATCATGTTCTTAAACAAGCAACGGTTAGCTGCAGTTgaagagctgaagaagctgaagaaggagaaagatgaaTTATTAGAAAGGTTAAACCAGTTGGAGGAAGAAAGTCAGATTGTAATCAAGAAAG ATAAGTCGTCTCTATTTTGGGAGCTGCTTCTCCGTATTGATGCTATGGTGATCAATGGATTAGTGAACATTGAAGAAGCTTCATCCTTGAGAAAATTGGTTAAGGAGCATGAATTGAACATCTCCGAGTTTCCCCTTGATGTCCTGCAACAAGGAGATGCCGAAGTTCTAGCAGAACTCAGACGATTCCCACATAAAGTCAAAAG GAACGGTCTCCACGTGATTCATATTTGCACCGAAATGGCTCCTTTAGTTTCTGCTGGACCTTTGGCCTCATATATTACAGGGCTGTCTTGTGCACTCCAAGGAAAGGGCTACTTGGTTGAAGTTATATTGCCAAA ATATTCTACACTTGATTTGGACGAAATTGAAGGGCTCCGGGAAATCGAAGCTGATgcatattcttattttaatGGTCAGCTGCATGCAAACCGAATATGGAATGG AGTTGTCTCTGGAATAGGAGTGACGCTTATTCAACCAGTGTATTACTCGTCAATGTTTAACCGTGACAAAGTATATGGCTATACAGACGATTTTGATAG GTTTTCCTACTTCTCTCGTGCTTCATTGGATTACATTGCAAAATCTGGAAAACAGCCTGATGTGTTACACATTCACAACTGGCAAACTGCAATAGTTGGACCGCTGTTTTGGGATGTTTTTGTTAATCAG GGACTTGAAGGTACTAGAATACTCTTGACATGCCAAGACTTTGACAAG GGTCTTGTGACTCCTGAAAAATTGGAGCTATGTGGGCTAGATCCAGCTGAGCTCCACCGTCTTGATCGCTTACAAGATAACAAAAATCCacattttgttaatattttgaaG GGTGGTGTGGTCTACTCCAACAAAGTTGTAATAATGTCGTCGTCACATAGCTCAATCCCTGGTCTCGAACCAACTTTAGCTATTCACAA GGACAAGTTGTGTATAGCTCCCTTTGGACTGGAAACCCCAATGGAGAAAGACTTGTGCTGTGACCTTCACGTCTCTGCATATACTTCCATTAAGAACCTCTGA
- the LOC104744146 gene encoding uncharacterized protein LOC104744146 has product MVFGWRKTFCTSVPSNQEDKQQQPQHIHNSESDHPPIPTPRFRSKFGFLSNPSTPRLRSRGGGGTGCRSSASTAVTLPSLPTSPKLHCRTTSNATPRTSNTSSPKFFSNPSSPKSSSSSSSHGGVSLLRATLLLNKSNSSRCGICLQRVNSNQTNSTAAIFTAECSHSFHLSCAVRLEDKRCPFCSAAWNHTPKSNSTAVTNNNFGSDPNRKPEIREIKTGKSLRVYNDDEPLAYSPVSLAQINTIHESDENDDVEDDDEFPGFFADSSLTDPTTPSISGNLEVRLQPESAVVETGKRKETHVVVMKLKASSSSSFTDAIKARRPSIDVVTVLDLSNGGANLQTVKHAIRSVISLLREMDRLSIVVFSTGSKRLMPLRRMTAKGRRSARRMVDALVGIETTGGVGMTVNDALKKAVKVVEDRREKNPSASIFVLSDGQDQPEAVLKAKLNSTRAPFVVSTTRLSRPEIPVHSVYIASPGALHHAPLRDAFTERIASLLNVALHDVKLNLGLVNGSNLTEISSVYSLTGRSESFGSGSVVVVGDLFAGEEREFLVELKVPTSSSGSHHVMSVQSSIVDPMTHQPMTCPKEKRFLIPRPQSVRFVSSSIERLRNLHSVCRAVADSRRFIERDDLAGAYQVLTMARSNATDDDCLRSLEGELAELSRIKPRNGLVNRAEEKPEQLTPTSAWRAAEKLAKVAIMRKHLNRVSDMHGLENARF; this is encoded by the exons ATGGTGTTTGGTTGGAGAAAAACGTTTTGCACTTCCGTTCCAAGTAATCAAGaagataaacaacaacaacctcaacaCATTCATAACTCTGAATCTGATCATCCTCCAATTCCCACTCCAAGATTCCGatcaaagtttggatttttatccAACCCTTCAACTCCTCGTCTCCGATctcgtggtggtggtggcaCTGGATGCCGCTCCTCCGCTTCAACCGCAGTCACTCTCCCATCTCTTCCAACTAGTCCAAAACTCCATTGCAGAACCACAAGCAACGCTACTCCAAGGACAAGTAACACCTCAAGTCCCAAGTTTTTCTCTAACCCTTCTTCTCctaaatcatcttcttcttcttcctctcacgGTGGCGTCTCTCTCCTCCGTGCCACGCTTCTTCTCAACAAG AGTAATAGTAGCAGATGTGGGATTTGTTTGCAAAGAGTgaactcaaaccaaaccaattccACGGCGGCGATTTTCACGGCGGAGTGTTCACATTCTTTTCACCTCTCTTGCGCCGTTAGGTTAGAAGACAAGCGTTGTCCGTTTTGCTCCGCCGCGTGGAATCACACCCCCAAGTCTAATTCCACGGCTGTCACTAACAACAACTTCGGATCCGACCCGAATAGAAAACCCGAGATCCGAGAAATCAAAACGGGGAAGTCTCTGAGAGTTTACAACGACGACGAGCCGTTAGCTTACTCTCCCGTTTCTCTTGCTCAGATCAACACTATACATGAATCCGACGAAAACGACGACGTTGAAGATGACGATGAGTTCCCCGGATTCTTCGCTGATTCTTCTTTGACTGATCCGACGACTCCTTCAATCTCCGGGAACCTGGAAGTTAGGTTGCAACCGGAATCCGCCGTAGTGGAAACCGGGAAAAGGAAGGAGACACACGTCGTCGTCATGAAATTGAAAgcctcgtcgtcgtcgtcattcACAGACGCGATTAAAGCGCGAAGACCGTCGATAGACGTGGTGACGGTTCTCGATTTGAGCAACGGCGGAGCTAATTTGCAGACGGTGAAGCACGCGATAAGATCGGTGATCTCTTTGCTCCGAGAGATGGATCGGTTATCAATCGTCGTTTTCTCGACGGGATCGAAACGGTTAATGCCGTTACGACGGATGACGGCGAAAGGAAGACGATCGGCGCGGCGGATGGTCGACGCACTCGTCGGAATCGAAACCACCGGCGGTGTAGGAATGACCGTTAACGACGCGTTGAAGAAAGCGGTTAAAGTCGTTGAAGATCGCCGGGAGAAGAATCCGTCGGCGAGCATCTTCGTTTTATCGGACGGTCAGGATCAACCGGAGGCTGTTTTGAAAGCTAAACTAAACTCAACGCGCGCGCCGTTCGTCGTTTCTACCACGCGCTTATCTCGTCCGGAGATCCCGGTTCACTCCGTCTACATCGCGTCTCCTGGAGCGTTGCATCACGCGCCGCTTCGAGACGCGTTCACCGAGCGAATCGCTTCGTTGCTCAACGTGGCTCTCCATGACGTGAAGCTTAACCTAGGTTTGGTCAACGGATCTAATTTGACCGAGATTTCATCGGTTTACTCTTTAACCGGTCGATCCGAGAGTTTCGGATCCGGTTCGGTCGTCGTGGTCGGAGATTTGTTCGCCGGGGAGGAGAGAGAGTTTCTCGTTGAGCTCAAAGTTCCGACTTCGTCGAGTGGCTCCCACCATGTAATGTCCGTACAGTCTTCGATCGTTGACCCTATGACACATCAGCCGATGACGTGTCCTAAAGAGAAACGGTTTTTGATCCCACGGCCACAATCAGTCAGATTCGTATCTTCGAGCATCGAACGGCTCAGGAATCTACACTCCGTGTGCCGCGCCGTAGCTGATTCGCGTCGGTTTATCGAGCGTGACGATTTAGCCGGAGCTTATCAGGTCCTAACGATGGCTAGGTCCAATGCTACGGATGATGATTGTTTAAGGAGCTTAGAAGGTGAGTTAGCTGAGCTGAGCCGGATTAAACCGAGAAATGGTTTAGTAAACCGAGCTGAAGAGAAACCGGAGCAGCTTACACCAACTTCGGCTTGGAGAGCAGCCGAGAAGTTAGCTAAAGTGGCTATTATGAGGAAGCATTTAAATCGAGTCAGCGATATGCACGGCTTGGAAAATGccagattttaa
- the LOC104744131 gene encoding auxin-responsive protein IAA9-like isoform X2, whose protein sequence is MSPEEELQSNVSVASSSPTSNCISRGTTVALKEHNYLGLSDCSSSVGSSTLSAGLTEDDKASISLKATELTLGLPGSQKNNASGNKRGFSDTMDQFAEAKSSVYTEKNWMFPEAAATKSVTKKDVPQSIPKGQSSTTNNSSSPPAAKAQIVGWPPVRSYRKNTLATTCKNSDEVDGRPGSGALFVKVSMDGAPYLRKVDLRSYTNYGELSSALEKMFTTFTLGQCGSNGAAGKDMLSETKLKDLLNGKDYVLTYEDKDGDWMLVGDVPWEMFIDVCKKLKIMKGCDAIGLAAAPRAVEKSKMRA, encoded by the exons ATGTCTCCGGAAGAGGAGCTACAGAGCAATGTCTCTGTAGCTAGTTCTTCACCTACTAGCAATTGCATCTCCAGAGGAACCACTGTAGCATTAAAAGAGCATAACTACTTGGGTCTCTCtgattgttcttcttctgttggAAGCTCCACTCTCTCCGCGGGTCTTACCGAAGATGACAAAGCTAGTATCAGCCTCAAGGCTACTGAGCTTACACTTGGCCTTCCTGGATCACAG AAAAACAATGCCTCAGGAAACAAGAGAGGCTTCTCTGACACCATGGATCAGTTTGCTGAAGCTAAAAGTTCAGTTTATACTGAGAAGAACTGGATGTTCCCTGAAGCTGCAGCGACCAAGTCTGTTACAAAGAAGGATGTGCCTCAAAGCATACCGAAAGGACAGTCAAGCACTACGAACAACAGCTCTAGTCCACCTGCAGCTAA ggCACAAATTGTTGGTTGGCCTCCTGTGAGATCCTACAGGAAGAACACATTGGCCACCACTTGTAAGAACAGTGATGAAGTTGATGGGAGGCCAGGTTCTGGAGCCCTTTTCGTGAAGGTTAGTATGGATGGTGCTCCTTATCTGAGGAAAGTTGACCTGAGGAGCTACACTAACTACGGGGAGCTTTCTTCAGCTTTAGAGAAAATGTTCACCACTTTCACTCTTG GTCAATGTGGATCTAATGGAGCTGCTGGCAAGGATATGCTTAGTGAGACCAAGCTAAAGGATCTTTTGAATGGAAAAGACTATGTGCTCACTTATGAGGACAAGGATGGAGATTGGATGCTTGTTGGAGATGTTCCATGGGa GATGTTCATTGATGTCTGCAAGAAGCTGAAGATAATGAAAGGCTGTGATGCCATTGGGTTAG CTGCAGCTCCGAGAGCAGTGGAGAAATCGAAGATGAGAGCTTAA
- the LOC104744131 gene encoding auxin-responsive protein IAA9-like isoform X1: MSPEEELQSNVSVASSSPTSNCISRGTTVALKEHNYLGLSDCSSSVGSSTLSAGLTEDDKASISLKATELTLGLPGSQARDTDLNLMKNSVKLDEKPFFPLLPSKDEICSSSQKNNASGNKRGFSDTMDQFAEAKSSVYTEKNWMFPEAAATKSVTKKDVPQSIPKGQSSTTNNSSSPPAAKAQIVGWPPVRSYRKNTLATTCKNSDEVDGRPGSGALFVKVSMDGAPYLRKVDLRSYTNYGELSSALEKMFTTFTLGQCGSNGAAGKDMLSETKLKDLLNGKDYVLTYEDKDGDWMLVGDVPWEMFIDVCKKLKIMKGCDAIGLAAAPRAVEKSKMRA; the protein is encoded by the exons ATGTCTCCGGAAGAGGAGCTACAGAGCAATGTCTCTGTAGCTAGTTCTTCACCTACTAGCAATTGCATCTCCAGAGGAACCACTGTAGCATTAAAAGAGCATAACTACTTGGGTCTCTCtgattgttcttcttctgttggAAGCTCCACTCTCTCCGCGGGTCTTACCGAAGATGACAAAGCTAGTATCAGCCTCAAGGCTACTGAGCTTACACTTGGCCTTCCTGGATCACAGGCGAGAGACACAGATCTTAACTTGATGAAGAACTCAGTAAAGCTAGATGAGAAGCCGTTCTTTCCTTTGCTTCCTTCTAAAGATGAGATTTGTTCGTCTTCACAGAAAAACAATGCCTCAGGAAACAAGAGAGGCTTCTCTGACACCATGGATCAGTTTGCTGAAGCTAAAAGTTCAGTTTATACTGAGAAGAACTGGATGTTCCCTGAAGCTGCAGCGACCAAGTCTGTTACAAAGAAGGATGTGCCTCAAAGCATACCGAAAGGACAGTCAAGCACTACGAACAACAGCTCTAGTCCACCTGCAGCTAA ggCACAAATTGTTGGTTGGCCTCCTGTGAGATCCTACAGGAAGAACACATTGGCCACCACTTGTAAGAACAGTGATGAAGTTGATGGGAGGCCAGGTTCTGGAGCCCTTTTCGTGAAGGTTAGTATGGATGGTGCTCCTTATCTGAGGAAAGTTGACCTGAGGAGCTACACTAACTACGGGGAGCTTTCTTCAGCTTTAGAGAAAATGTTCACCACTTTCACTCTTG GTCAATGTGGATCTAATGGAGCTGCTGGCAAGGATATGCTTAGTGAGACCAAGCTAAAGGATCTTTTGAATGGAAAAGACTATGTGCTCACTTATGAGGACAAGGATGGAGATTGGATGCTTGTTGGAGATGTTCCATGGGa GATGTTCATTGATGTCTGCAAGAAGCTGAAGATAATGAAAGGCTGTGATGCCATTGGGTTAG CTGCAGCTCCGAGAGCAGTGGAGAAATCGAAGATGAGAGCTTAA
- the LOC104744167 gene encoding probable starch synthase 4, chloroplastic/amyloplastic isoform X1, whose product MMQAAAAVNLSVIWNLSLRGSSSKVHILNPKHQKSHALHCLRGHEEFENSPQENLGLPSVTKEAKHKDIWSLFKEAQQNIMFLNKQRLAAVEELKKLKKEKDELLERLNQLEEESQIVIKKVDKSSLFWELLLRIDAMVINGLVNIEEASSLRKLVKEHELNISEFPLDVLQQGDAEVLAELRRFPHKVKRNGLHVIHICTEMAPLVSAGPLASYITGLSCALQGKGYLVEVILPKYSTLDLDEIEGLREIEADAYSYFNGQLHANRIWNGVVSGIGVTLIQPVYYSSMFNRDKVYGYTDDFDRFSYFSRASLDYIAKSGKQPDVLHIHNWQTAIVGPLFWDVFVNQGLEGTRILLTCQDFDKGLVTPEKLELCGLDPAELHRLDRLQDNKNPHFVNILKGGVVYSNKVVIMSSSHSSIPGLEPTLAIHKDKLCIAPFGLETPMEKDLCCDLHVSAYTSIKNL is encoded by the exons AACCCTAAGCATCAAAAGTCTCACGCTCTTCATTGTTTGAG AGGGCATGAGGAGTTTGAGAATTCTCCTCAG GAAAATCTTGGACTACCTTCTGTTACGAAAGAGGCAAAACACAAGGATATATGGAGCCTCTTTAAAGAAGCTCAACAAA ATATCATGTTCTTAAACAAGCAACGGTTAGCTGCAGTTgaagagctgaagaagctgaagaaggagaaagatgaaTTATTAGAAAGGTTAAACCAGTTGGAGGAAGAAAGTCAGATTGTAATCAAGAAAG TAGATAAGTCGTCTCTATTTTGGGAGCTGCTTCTCCGTATTGATGCTATGGTGATCAATGGATTAGTGAACATTGAAGAAGCTTCATCCTTGAGAAAATTGGTTAAGGAGCATGAATTGAACATCTCCGAGTTTCCCCTTGATGTCCTGCAACAAGGAGATGCCGAAGTTCTAGCAGAACTCAGACGATTCCCACATAAAGTCAAAAG GAACGGTCTCCACGTGATTCATATTTGCACCGAAATGGCTCCTTTAGTTTCTGCTGGACCTTTGGCCTCATATATTACAGGGCTGTCTTGTGCACTCCAAGGAAAGGGCTACTTGGTTGAAGTTATATTGCCAAA ATATTCTACACTTGATTTGGACGAAATTGAAGGGCTCCGGGAAATCGAAGCTGATgcatattcttattttaatGGTCAGCTGCATGCAAACCGAATATGGAATGG AGTTGTCTCTGGAATAGGAGTGACGCTTATTCAACCAGTGTATTACTCGTCAATGTTTAACCGTGACAAAGTATATGGCTATACAGACGATTTTGATAG GTTTTCCTACTTCTCTCGTGCTTCATTGGATTACATTGCAAAATCTGGAAAACAGCCTGATGTGTTACACATTCACAACTGGCAAACTGCAATAGTTGGACCGCTGTTTTGGGATGTTTTTGTTAATCAG GGACTTGAAGGTACTAGAATACTCTTGACATGCCAAGACTTTGACAAG GGTCTTGTGACTCCTGAAAAATTGGAGCTATGTGGGCTAGATCCAGCTGAGCTCCACCGTCTTGATCGCTTACAAGATAACAAAAATCCacattttgttaatattttgaaG GGTGGTGTGGTCTACTCCAACAAAGTTGTAATAATGTCGTCGTCACATAGCTCAATCCCTGGTCTCGAACCAACTTTAGCTATTCACAA GGACAAGTTGTGTATAGCTCCCTTTGGACTGGAAACCCCAATGGAGAAAGACTTGTGCTGTGACCTTCACGTCTCTGCATATACTTCCATTAAGAACCTCTGA
- the LOC104744122 gene encoding uncharacterized protein At5g65660-like gives MENTQDFSPPHMDASRPSLGFPLGTALLLIIIFSLSGIFSCCYHWDKHRSLRRSLANASTRPSASDIESNPYKPKPPFPEMKKPQNLSVPVLMPGDNTPKFIALPCPCAPPRPEKITVDVQTPPQSPPVKPPRFPVPLY, from the exons ATGGAGAACACTCAAGATTTCTCGCCGCCGCACATGGATGCTTCTCGACCGTCACTAGGATTCCCTCTAGGCACAGCTCTGCTTCTTATTATCATTTTCAGCCTCTCCGGAATATTCTCTTGCTGTTACCATTGGGACAAACATCGTTCTCTCCGCCGCTCTTTAGCCAATGCCTCCACCCGTCCCTCCGCCTCCGACATCGAGTCTAATCCTTACAAACCTAAACCCCCTTTTCCG GAAATGAAGAAGCCACAGAATCTGAGCGTACCGGTACTAATGCCTGGAGACAATACACCCAAATTCATAGCATTGCCGTGTCCTTGTGCACCACCTCGACCGGAGAAAATCACTGTCGATGTTCAAACTCCACCACAATCACCACCTGTCAAGCCGCCTCGTTTTCCCGTTCCTTTGTATTAG
- the LOC104744151 gene encoding phosphoenolpyruvate carboxykinase [ATP]-like gives MAGNGNENGGGDFSFSAAAARDALPRITTEKGAKTPTPSVCQDDTAPPVNFQTIDELHSLQKKRSAPTTPLRDGGVAGVIGTSGPTTPVSAETMLQSVSASLASLTRETGPKLIRGDPTSLAKVAHVPHTPTSPPAADVSDSGLKFTHVLHNLSPAELYEQAIKYEKGSFVTSTGALATLSGAKTGRSPKDKRVVKDETTAAELWWGKGSPNIEMDEQTFLVNRERAVDYLNSLDKVFVNDQYLNWDPENRLKVRIVSARAYHSLFMHNMCIRPTPEELENFGTPDFTIYNAGKFPCNRFTHYMTSSTSVDINLGRREMVILGTQYAGEMKKGLFGVMHYLMPKRKILSLHSGCNMGKNGDVALFFGLSGTGKTTLSTDHNRYLIGDDEHCWSETGVSNIEGGCYAKCIDLAREKEPDIWNAIKFGTVLENVVFDEHTREVDYSDKSVTENTRAAYPIEYIPNSKIPCVGPHPKNVILLACDAFGVLPPISKLNLAQTMYHFISGYTALVAGTEEGVKEPRATFSACFGAAFIMLHPTKYAAMLAEKMQAQGATGWLVNTGWSGGSYGSGSRIKLAYTRKIIDAIHSGSLLNATYRKTDIFGLEIPNEVEGVPSDILEPINAWADKDAYQDTLLKLARLFRNNFETFTNHKIGDDGNLTEEILAAGPNF, from the exons ATGGCGGGAAATGGAAACGAGAATGGCGGTGGAGACTTCAGTTTCTCGGCTGCGGCGGCGCGTGATGCGCTTCCGAGGATCACCACGGAGAAGGGAGCCAAAACTCCGACGCCGAGTGTGTGCCAGGACGACACCGCACCGCCGGTCAACTTTCAGACCATCGACGAGCTTCACAGTCTCCAGAAGAAACGATCTGCCCCGACCACTCCTCTTAGAGATGGCGGTGTCGCCGGTGTCATCGGAACCAGTGGCCCCACCACTCCTGTCTCCGCCGAGACCATGCTTCAATCCGTCAG TGCATCGTTGGCTTCGTTGACGAGAGAGACAGGACCGAAGTTGATAAGAGGAGACCCGACGTCCTTGGCGAAAGTGGCACACGTCCCACACACTCCTACGTCACCTCCGGCTGCTGACGTCAGCGACAGTGGCTTGAAGTTCACTCACGTCCTTCACAACCTCTCTCCCGCCG AGCTGTACGAGCAGGcgattaaatatgaaaaaggaTCCTTTGTGACATCGACTGGTGCGTTGGCTACTTTATCGGGAGCCAAAACCGGTCGGTCTCCTAAAGACAAGCGTGTGGTTAAGGATGAGACCACTGCGGCTGAGCTCTGGTGGGGAAA AGGATCACCAAACATCGAAATGGACGAACAAACTTTTTTGGTGAACCGAGAGAGAGCTGTTGACTACTTAAACTCTTTGGACAAG GTGTTTGTGAATGACCAATACCTAAACTGGGATCCTGAGAACAGACTCAAAGTGAGAATTGTTTCAGCAAGAGCTTACCACTCACTTTTCATGCACAACATGTGTATCCGTCCGACACCGGAGGAGTTAGAGAATTTTGGAACACCCGATTTCACGATCTACAACGCGGGGAAATTCCCGTGTAACCGTTTCACTCATTACATGACATCGTCGACGAGTGTGGACATAAACctaggaagaagagagatggtGATTCTAGGCACACAATATGCTGGAGAGATGAAGAAAGGACTCTTTGGTGTCATGCATTACTTGATGCCTAAGCGAAAGATTTTGTCACTTCACTCTGGTTGTAACATGGGCAAAAATGGAGATGTTGCTCTCTTTTTCGGACTCTCTGGAACCGGAAAGACTACATTGTCCACTGATCATAACCGGTATTTAATCGGAGATGATGAACATTGTTGGAGTGAGACCGGAGTTTCCAATATCGAAGGTGGTTGTTACGCGAAATGCATTGATTTGGCTAGGGAGAAAGAGCCTGATATCTGGAACGCTATCAAGTTTGGAACCG TTTTGGAGaatgttgtgtttgatgagCATACAAGAGAAGTGGACTACAGTGATAAATCAGTGACAGAGAACACACGTGCGGCTTATCCAATAGAGTATATTCCCAACTCGAAGATACCGTGCGTAGGGCCACACCCGAAGAACGTGATCCTATTGGCTTGTGACGCCTTCGGTGTGTTGCCGCCAATTAGCAAGCTCAATCTGGCTCAGACTATGTATCATTTCATCAGTGGCTACACTGCTCTT GTTGCGGGAACAGAGGAAGGAGTTAAAGAGCCTCGAGCTACATTCTCAGCTTGTTTTGGTGCTGCTTTCATTATGCTTCACCCAACCAAGTACGCTGCTATGTTAGCCGAGAAAATGCAGGCTCAAGGAGCCACCGGTTGGCTTGTTAACACCGGCTGGTCTGGTGGAAG CTATGGATCTGGAAGCCGAATCAAGTTGGCGTATACACGAAAGATCATTGATGCTATACACTCGGGTAGTCTCTTGAATGCAACTTACCGTaaaacagatatttttggtttgGAGATTCCaaatgaagttgaaggagttCCTTCTGATATTCTCGAACCTATCAATGCA TGGGCAGATAAAGATGCTTATCAGGACACATTGTTGAAATTGGCTCGCTTGTTTAGAAACAATTTTGAGACATTCACAAATCATAAGATTGGTGATGATGGAAACTTGACTGAAGAGATTCTTGCAGCTGGTCCTAACTTCTAa
- the LOC104744161 gene encoding probable sphingolipid transporter spinster homolog 1 has translation MTKVGLRDSPAKEEASTKTTTTPLPTKKRFLTPGRFVTILCLINLINYVDRGVIASNGVNGSAKTCDAKGVCSAGTGIQGEFSLTNFQDGLLSSAFMVGLLVASPIFAGLSKRVNPFKLIGVGLTVWTIAALGCGFSYNFWMIAVFRMFVGVGEASFISLAAPYIDDSAPVERKNFWLGLFYMCIPAGVALGYVFGGYIGNHLGWRWAFYIEAIAMAIFVVLSFCIKPPQQLKGFADKDLKKPSTSIETDAEASEIKTKTPKSKNLFVVFGKDMKALFSEKVFIVNVLGYITYNFVIGAYSYWGPKAGFGIYQMKNADMIFGGLTIICGIIGTLGGSYVLDRITATLPNTFKLLAASTLLGAAFCFVAFLMKNMYAFIGLFALGEIIIFAPQAPVNYVCLHCVRPNLRPLSMATSTVLIHILGDVPSSPLYGKMQDRLKNWRKSTLIITSILFLAAIIWGIGIFMNSVDRSNEVSEDDEVVEEEKLESKADNNSPHV, from the exons atgaCGAAAGTTGGCCTGAGAGATTCTCCGGCTAAAGAAGAAGCTTCGACGAAGACGACGACAACACCACTGCCGACAAAAAAACGATTTTTAACTCCGGGAAG ATTCGTTACAATCTTATGTCTCATTAACTTGATCAATTACGTGGATCGAGGAGTGATCGCTAGTAATGGTGTTAACGGAAGTGCAAAAACATGCGATGCTAAAGGGGTTTGCTCTGCAGGAACTGGAATcca AGGAGAGTTTAGCTTAACCAACTTTCAGGATGGTCTTTTGTCATCTGCGTTTATGGTTGGACTTCTTGTTGCTTCTCCAATCTTCGCTGGATTGTCTAAaag AGTCAATCCTTTTAAACTGATCGGTGTTGGATTAACTGTTTGGACTATTGCTGCTCTTGGTTGCGGGTTTTCCTACAACTTCTGGATGATTGCTGTTTTTCGAAT GTTTGTTGGGGTTGGTGAGGCTTCTTTTATTAGTCTTGCAGCACCGTACATCGATGATAGTGCACCTGTGGAAAGG AAAAATTTCTGGCTTGGACTGTTCTACATGTGTATACCAGCAGGAGTTGCTCTAGGCTACGTGTTTGGTGGATAC ATTGGAAACCATTTGGGATGGCGTTGGGCGTTTTACATTGAGGCAATTGCAATGGCTATCTTTGTTGTTTTGTCCTTCTGTATCAAACCACCGCAGCAGCTAAAAG GTTTTGCTGATAAAGATTTGAAGAAACCCTCTACATCTATTGAAACAGATGCAGAAGCTTcagaaattaaaaccaaaactccCAA ATCCAAGAACCTGTTTGTCGTATTTGGAAAAGACATGAAGGCTCTTTTCAGCGAGAAAGTGTTTATCGTAAATGTTCTTGGTTACATCACTTACAACTTTGTGATTGGAGCTTACTCATACTGGGGACCAAAAGCTGGTTTTGGTATCTACCAAATGAAAAACGCAGACATGATTTTCGGAGGACTAACAATCATCTGCGGGATTATTGGAACATTAGGCGGAAGCTATGTGCTTGATCGCATAACCGCTACACTTCCAAACACCTTCAAG TTACTAGCTGCATCAACTTTACTCGGCGCAGCGTTTTGTTTCGTTGCTTTCTTGATGAAGAATATGTATGCCTTCATTGGTTTATTCGCATTGGGAGAGATTATAATCTTTGCACCACAG GCTCCAGTGAACTATGTGTGTCTCCATTGCGTTAGACCAAACTTGAGACCACTATCAATGGCTACTTCAACTGTTTTGATCCATATCTTAGGCgatgttccttcttctccactctATGGAAAGATGCAG GATCGTCtcaaaaattggagaaaatcaACTCTTATCATTACTTCAATCCTCTTCCTCGCAGCTATTATATGGGGAATTG ggATATTTATGAATAGTGTGGACCGGTCTAATGAAGTAAGTGAAGATGATGAGGTcgtagaagaagagaaattgGAAAGCAAAGCAGACAACAACTCTCCTCATGTCTGa